One Thunnus thynnus chromosome 21, fThuThy2.1, whole genome shotgun sequence DNA segment encodes these proteins:
- the LOC137173525 gene encoding collagen alpha-1(XVIII) chain-like isoform X3, giving the protein MTSRIPPWFVGLFLLVLRLCCRRSSAYQLLDDRGSQGSLDLTELIGVPLPPSVSFVTGFEGYPAYSFGPDANVGRLTKSFIPDPFHYDFAITVTAKPTTRHGGVLFAITDAYQKIVHLGIALSEVEDGSQRVVLYYTEPGTTDGTQEAASFKMGDLTGRWARFTLTVQGAEVRLYMDCEEYHRVDFIRSRRPLTFEASSGIFVGNAGGTGLARFVGSIQQLVLKSDPTAPDDQCEEDDPYASGYGSGDDAYEDVEGKDEVKKIVEEREYNMPFPESDPIYSPPVQAPPTEMPIGYDDDDDEDIEEMSGQGMEMTTVTVISPQTATPASILDTSLQVSQGQKGERGEPGPAGPPGAPGPPGRSSGGGDGGDGGEPGPRGPQGPQGNPGPPGVPGKDGQTGSKGETGVPGESGIPGFPGLQGEPGPKGDKGDPGVGLPGPPGPPGPPGRPSKSAMFMEGSGFEDFDGDEEREIIRGPPGPPGPPGPPGEPGSSGASSGASSGEIFPGPPGAPGKDGENGEPGLPGVDGKDGDPGSAGEKGDKGEPGVSGPPGTKGDQGPPGFPGLPGSEGPEGQPGPRGAPGPPGPPGPPARGLAFDFEDLEGSGIQSGFGPVLSRGPQGPPGIPGLPGSKGEDGLKGSAGVPGQKGEAGVTGPPGLPGLQGVKGEEGPKGDTGDPGQKGEAGQDGFSLPGPPGPPGPPGPIVNIQDLLLNDTDGTFNFSGIFEAQGLAGPQGPKGDIGLPGVQGPPGLKGEKGEPGFVVAADGSTMSGLPGPMGPTGAKGDIGITGPPGIPGPMGPQGPKGEYGFPGRPGRPGLMGPKGERGDSFGMPGLPGPPGPPGRPGIFNCPKGLNPNGTIAIGNCQMGLKGEKGERGLPGVPAQSNPFQPRGGWGERGEQGIKGEKGDKGEAGLPGRPGIPGRPGPVGPKGESVVGPQGHPGVPGSPGIPGYGRPGPVGPPGPPGPPGLPGSFPRYGSAVTIAGPPGPPGPPGPPGTSGSSASLKTFSTRESMMQQTARDAEGTLTYVTATGSLFLKVSQGWKEIQLGSLIYLSNNIIPQDEPRVAYQTRGNTMERVQSVKERLNLVALNQPHSGDMMGLDTADRMCYEQAKAMGLAPNYRAFVSSHRQDLVHVVSPGFRDTLPITNLRGDVMFRNWRSIFSGDGGPIGARIPIYSFDGRDVLADPFWPQKSIWHGSSSRGLRVVDKHCETWRANHMSVMGQSSSLTSGLLLGQQTRSCSSQYIVLCIETHKTL; this is encoded by the exons acCGTGGTTCTCAGGGATCCTTGGACCTGACAGAGTTGATCGGCGTTCCCCTACCCCCCTCCGTTTCCTTTGTTACGGGCTTCGAGGGTTACCCTGCCTACAGCTTCGGCCCGGATGCCAATGTTGGCCGCCTCACCAAGTCATTCATCCCTGATCCATTCCACTATGACTTTGCCATCACAGTCACGGCTAAACCCACCACGAGACATGGTGGCGTGCTGTTCGCCATTACGGATGCTTACCAAAAA ATTGTACACTTGGGTATAGCGTTGTCTGAAGTGGAGGATGGTTCCCAGAGAGTCGTATTGTACTACACTGAACCAGGAACGACAGATGGAACCCAGGAAGCTGCTTCCTTCAAGATGGGAGACCTGACAGGAAGATGGGCGAGGTTTACCCTGACTGTACAGGGAGCTGAG GTGCGTCTCTACATGGACTGTGAGGAATACCACCGAGTTGACTTCATCAGAAGCCGTCGGCCTCTGACCTTCGAGGCCAGCTCAGGGATCTTTGTAGGAAACGCTGGGGGTACAGGCCTGGCGAGGTTTGTG gGCTCCATTCAGCAGCTGGTGTTAAAGTCCGATCCCACGGCCCCAGATGACCAGTGTGAGGAGGACGATCCTTAT GCCTCTGGATACGGAAGCGGTGATGATGCTTATGAAGACGTTGAGGGAAAAGACGAAGTAAAGAAGATTGTAGAGGAGAGAGAGTATAACATG cccttCCCTGAGTCGGACCCAATTTACAGCCCCCCAGTCCAAGCTCCGCCCACTGAGATGCCAATaggttatgatgatgatgatgatgaagatataGAGGAGATGTCTGGACAGGGGATGGAGATGACCACAGTTACAG TAATATCACCTCAGACAGCTACTCCAGCCTCCATACTTGACACT TCCCTCCAGGTGTCTCAGGGACAGAAAGGGGAGCGAGGTGAGCCAGGTCCAGCAGGTCCCCCAGGAGCCCCCGGCCCTCCAGGACGATCCTCAGGAGGGGGAGATGGGGGAGATGGAGGGGAGCCGGGACCCCGGGGCCCACAGGGACCACAGGGGAATCCAGGCCCACCTGGAGTTCCTggaaaagatggacagact GGAAGCAAAGGTGAAACTGGTGTCCCA GGAGAGAGTGGGATTCCAGGATTTCCAGGGCTTCAGGGAGAGCCTGGACCTAAAGGAGACAAG GGTGATCCTGGTGTTGGATTACCAGGCCCTCCAGGGCCACCTGGACCTCCAGGTCGACCTAGCAAGTCTGCCATGTTCATG GAGGGGTCAGGATTTGAAGACTTTGACGgtgatgaggagagagagattattAGG GGGCCTCCAGGGCCTCCAGGGCCTCCTGGCCCCCCAGGGGAGCCGGGGTCCTCAGGAGCCTCATCTGGAGCCTCATCTGGGGAGATCTTTCCTGGACCACCTGGGGCTCCtgggaaagatggagagaatgGTGAACCTGGACTCCCC GGAGTCGATGGAAAAGATGGGGATCCAGGGTCTGCCGGGGAAAAGGGAGACAAG GGAGAGCCTGGTGTGAGCGGCCCACCAGGAACAAAG GGAGATCAGGGTCCTCCAGGGTTTCCAGGCCTTCCAGGGTCAGAGGGACCAGAAGGGCAGCCTGGTCCTAGGGGTGCACCTGGCCCTCCTGGGCCCCCAGGCCCCCCTGCAAGAGGCTTGGCCTTTGACTTTGAG GACCTGGAAGGATCTGGTATTCAGAGTGGATTTGGACCTGTGCTGTCCAGAGGCCCACAG GGTCCTCCAGGAATACCTGGACTTCCAGGATCCAAG GGCGAAGATGGTTTGAAGGGCTCTGCGGGAGTGCCAGGGCAAAAG GGGGAAGCAGGTGTTACAGGACCACCAGGGCTTCCAGGGCTGCAGGGAGTAAAAGGGGAAGAG GGACCAAAGGGGGACACAGGTGACCCAGGACAAAAG GGGGAGGCTGGACAGGATGGGTTCAGTCTACCTGGTCCTCCAGGGCCACCTGGACCCCCAGGACCCATTGTCAACATCCAGGAT CTTCTTCTTAATGACACAGATGGTACCTTCAACTTCTCAGGGATTTTTGAGGCTCAGGGACTCGCT GGACCACAGGGTCCAAAGGGTGACATTGGGTTGCCAGGTGTTCAAGGGCCACCAGGGCTGAAG ggtGAAAAGGGTGAGCCAGGATTTGTCGTCGCAGCAGATGGATCCACGATGTCAGGCCTGCCTGGTCCAATGGGACCCACAGGAGCGAAG ggaGATATCGGTATAACTGGACCCCCTGGAATTCCA GGGCCTATGGGACCACAAGGACCCAAGGGAGAATATGGCTTTCCTGGAAGACCT GGTCGTCCAGGCCTGATGGGACctaaaggagagagaggggactCTTTTGGCATGCCG GGACTTCCTGGCCCTCCTGGGCCACCGGGCCGCCCAGGAATATTCAACTGTCCCAAAGGA CTTAATCCCAATGGAACTATTGCAATTG GCAACTGTCAGATGGGACTAAAgggagaaaagggagagagaggactTCCTGGGGTGCCGGCACAATCAA acCCATTTCAGCCCAGAGGAGGCTGG GGGGAGAGAGGTGAACAAGGCATCAAAGGAGAGAAGGGAGACAAGGGGGAGGCTGGGTTACCCGGGCGACCAGGTATCCCTGGGAGACCAGGACCTGTG GGACCCAAAGGAGAGTCGGTAGTCGGCCCTCAAGGCCACCCTGGAGTGCCAGGCTCACCAGGAATCCCAGGTTATGGCAGACCAGGTCCTGTTGGCCCTCCTGGGCCACCAGGGCCTCCAGGACTCCCAGGGTCATTCCCAAGATATGGCTCAG CTGTGACCATCGCTGGCCCCCCTGGACCACCTGGACCTCCTGGACCTCCTGGAACTTCGGGTAGCTCAGCATCT ctgaaaacattttctacCCGTGAGAGTATGATGCAGCAGACCGCCAGGGATGCAGAGGGAACTCTGACGTACGTCACAGCGACAGGAAGTCTCTTCCTTAAGGTTTCCCAGGGATGGAAAGAGATACAG CTTGGCAGTCTGATTTACCTCTCCAATAACATTATACCACAAGATGAG CCTCGAGTTGCATATCAGACAAGAGGAAACACAATGGAACGAGTACAATCAGTTAAAGAAAGG CTCAACCTGGTGGCCTTGAACCAGCCCCACTCAGGGGACATGATGGGGCTCGACACCGCTGACCGGATGTGTTATGAGCAGGCCAAGGCGATGGGCTTGGCTCCAAACTACCGAGCCTTCGTTTCTTCCCACAGGCAAGACCTGGTCCATGTGGTCTCTCCTGGTTTCAGGGATACTTTGCCAATTACAAACCTTAGG GGAGACGTGATGTTTAGGAATTGGCGTTCAATTTTCAGCGGCGACGGGGGGCCAATTGGTGCCAGGATACCCATATACTCCTTTGACGGCCGGGATGTTTTAGCTGATCCCTTCTG GCCTCAGAAGAGCATCTGGCACGGCTCCAGCAGCAGGGGTCTTAGAGTGGTGGACAAACATTGCGAGACGTGGCGGGCGAACCACATGTCTGTCATGGGCCAGTCATCGAGCCTGACCTCAGGTCTGCTTCTGGGCCAGCAGACGAGGAGTTGTTCCAGCCAGTACATTGTCCTTTGCATCGAGACCCACAAAACCCTttaa